A single window of Arcobacter venerupis DNA harbors:
- a CDS encoding branched-chain amino acid ABC transporter substrate-binding protein, whose product MNLRNITKTIALSTILAGSLFASDVVKIGVQAPITGEYANEGQSIENFVKLIVDEKNAQGGLLGKKIEVVTCDDEAKAQKAAVCAKKLVNEGVLAVIGSYTSGATEAAQTTYYRSKVLQTSDGTSDSLITNKYWTFFRNSFPNSSQSDYTAEYMVKTKQYKNIVVLSDYSSYSEGLGDATEASIKAIGGNVIFRGKIKSGTQNFSAMLTKIKEMKPDVIYYSGYYTDGGLLRAQQKQLQIDADFVGGDSNDNPDFYKLAGNAAEGTVLINFPTPEILPYPEAKKYLSAYKTKFQMDPPSIWPVTNADGLRAIMEAVEKTNSLDTEKIAKYIRTMKDFPGITGPFNIREDGERIGAKFVVYKMKNDGTKDVISQ is encoded by the coding sequence ATGAATTTAAGAAATATAACTAAAACAATAGCGTTGAGTACAATATTAGCAGGCTCACTTTTTGCAAGTGATGTAGTAAAAATAGGTGTACAAGCGCCAATTACTGGAGAATATGCAAATGAAGGGCAAAGTATTGAAAACTTTGTAAAATTGATTGTTGATGAAAAAAATGCTCAAGGTGGACTCTTAGGTAAAAAAATTGAAGTTGTAACTTGTGATGATGAAGCAAAAGCTCAAAAAGCAGCTGTATGTGCTAAGAAATTAGTAAATGAAGGTGTACTTGCAGTTATTGGTTCTTATACTTCAGGAGCAACAGAAGCTGCTCAAACTACATATTACAGAAGTAAAGTTTTACAAACATCTGATGGAACAAGTGATTCTTTAATTACAAATAAATATTGGACTTTTTTTAGAAATTCATTCCCTAATTCATCTCAAAGTGATTACACAGCTGAGTACATGGTTAAAACAAAACAATACAAAAATATAGTTGTTTTATCTGATTATTCTTCTTATTCTGAGGGTTTAGGTGATGCAACAGAAGCTTCAATTAAAGCTATTGGTGGAAATGTGATATTTAGAGGAAAAATTAAATCTGGAACTCAAAACTTTTCTGCAATGTTAACTAAAATTAAAGAGATGAAACCAGATGTAATTTATTATTCAGGTTATTATACTGATGGTGGTTTATTAAGAGCGCAACAAAAACAACTACAAATTGATGCAGATTTTGTTGGTGGAGATTCAAATGATAATCCTGATTTCTATAAATTAGCTGGTAATGCAGCAGAAGGTACAGTTTTAATTAACTTCCCAACTCCTGAAATTTTGCCATACCCAGAAGCTAAAAAATATTTATCAGCATATAAAACTAAATTCCAAATGGATCCTCCATCAATTTGGCCAGTTACAAATGCAGATGGCTTAAGAGCAATAATGGAAGCTGTAGAAAAAACAAATTCGCTAGATACTGAAAAAATTGCAAAATATATCAGAACTATGAAAGATTTTCCAGGTATTACAGGACCATTTAACATAAGAGAAGATGGTGAAAGAATTGGTGCTAAATTTGTCGTTTATAAAATGAAAAATGACGGTACTAAAGACGTAATAAGTCAATAA
- a CDS encoding DMT family transporter encodes MINTQKQAYKYALISIFFWSTVATAFKVSLQFLTPIELVLYSSFFSTLILFFVIVYEKKINDVKIHIFSNYKKVFILGLINPFLYYLVLFKAYDLLPAQEAQAINYTWALMLAYLSVIFLKQKLTLKDILAGIICYFGVLIISTKGAPFSLNFSNFDGVFFALLSTVLWSMYWIVNTKHKGDPIVGLFSNFLISLPLIIIYFVLTQPLIIPDVKGVLSAAYVGFFEMGITFLFWLKAMQTATSTAKIANLIFISPFLSLIFIHFIVGEEIFLSTIFGLSIIIIGLILQQSNKEKN; translated from the coding sequence ATTATTAATACTCAAAAACAAGCATATAAATATGCATTAATTTCAATATTCTTTTGGTCAACTGTAGCAACTGCTTTTAAAGTATCTTTACAATTTTTAACTCCTATTGAATTAGTTTTATATTCATCGTTTTTTTCAACACTGATTTTATTTTTTGTAATTGTCTATGAGAAAAAGATTAATGATGTAAAAATTCACATTTTTTCAAATTATAAAAAAGTTTTTATATTAGGTTTAATAAACCCTTTTTTATATTATCTTGTTCTTTTTAAAGCTTATGATTTATTGCCAGCGCAAGAAGCACAAGCAATTAATTATACTTGGGCTTTAATGTTGGCATATTTATCAGTAATATTTTTAAAACAAAAACTAACACTTAAAGATATACTTGCAGGAATTATCTGTTATTTTGGTGTGCTTATTATTTCAACTAAAGGTGCACCTTTTTCTTTGAACTTCTCAAATTTTGATGGAGTATTTTTTGCTTTATTATCTACTGTTTTATGGTCTATGTATTGGATTGTAAATACCAAACATAAAGGTGATCCGATTGTTGGATTATTCTCAAACTTTTTAATTTCACTACCTTTAATCATTATTTATTTTGTATTAACTCAACCTTTGATAATTCCTGATGTAAAAGGAGTATTATCAGCTGCTTATGTTGGTTTTTTTGAAATGGGTATTACTTTTCTTTTTTGGTTAAAAGCAATGCAAACAGCAACATCAACTGCAAAAATTGCAAATTTGATTTTCATATCGCCTTTTCTTTCTTTAATATTTATTCATTTTATTGTTGGGGAAGAGATATTTTTATCTACAATTTTTGGATTATCAATTATTATAATTGGCTTAATTTTACAGCAATCAAACAAAGAAAAAAACTAA
- a CDS encoding DedA family protein → MMFLESSFFPFPSEVVMIPAGYLVFKGEMNMYLVLLFGILGSLSGALFNYYLAVKYGRKFLIKYGKYFFVKEETIIKMEEFFKVHGHISTFSGRLIPVVRQYISFPAGLAKMNLFVFCLYTTFGAAIWVVILTLLGYFLGDNQLLIKEYLHYIIIVILILLVILCFWYYKKQTKIKGL, encoded by the coding sequence ATGATGTTTTTAGAAAGTTCATTTTTCCCATTTCCTTCTGAAGTTGTTATGATTCCTGCTGGATATTTAGTATTCAAAGGTGAAATGAATATGTACCTAGTTCTTTTGTTTGGAATATTAGGTTCTCTTAGTGGAGCTTTATTTAACTACTATTTAGCAGTAAAATATGGACGAAAATTTCTAATAAAATATGGCAAATATTTCTTTGTAAAAGAAGAAACTATTATTAAAATGGAAGAATTCTTTAAAGTTCATGGGCATATTTCAACTTTTTCAGGAAGATTAATACCAGTAGTTAGACAATATATCTCATTTCCTGCAGGACTTGCAAAGATGAATTTATTTGTATTTTGTTTATACACAACCTTTGGTGCTGCTATTTGGGTTGTGATTTTAACACTTTTAGGATATTTTTTAGGAGATAATCAATTATTAATTAAAGAGTATTTGCACTACATTATTATAGTTATTTTGATATTATTAGTAATTCTATGTTTTTGGTATTATAAAAAACAAACAAAAATTAAAGGATTATAG
- the rplS gene encoding 50S ribosomal protein L19: MKNRYIASFEAAQIESKEIPQFRAGDTVRLGVEIKEGEKKRIQLFEGIVIGRSGNGVDATFTVRKIGANSIGVERIFPLYSESLKSFEVLRRGRVRRAKLNFLRELKGKAARIKELKRK; this comes from the coding sequence ATGAAAAATAGATATATAGCTAGTTTCGAAGCAGCGCAAATTGAGTCAAAAGAGATTCCTCAATTCAGAGCAGGAGATACTGTAAGACTTGGTGTAGAGATTAAAGAAGGTGAGAAAAAAAGAATTCAGCTTTTTGAAGGTATTGTTATTGGTAGAAGTGGAAACGGTGTAGACGCAACTTTTACAGTTAGAAAAATTGGTGCAAATTCAATCGGTGTTGAAAGAATTTTTCCATTATATTCTGAGTCTTTAAAATCTTTTGAAGTATTAAGAAGAGGAAGAGTTAGACGTGCTAAACTTAACTTCTTAAGAGAATTAAAAGGTAAAGCTGCAAGAATTAAAGAACTTAAAAGAAAGTAA
- the trmD gene encoding tRNA (guanosine(37)-N1)-methyltransferase TrmD, whose translation MKFTFVTLFPNLIEPYFHDSILKRAIESNFISYEFYNPRDFTTNKHKKVDDQMVGGGAGMLLTCQPLFDCLDEIKSKNNDAYIVFPLAAAKPFRQNDAKRLAKKKNVVFVSGRYEGIDERVIEKYANEVFSIGEFILTGGELPSLVMADAISRNVKNVLGNADSLDVESYENNLLEAPSFTKPEIFQKLSVVKEFLKGNHSKISDLKFQMSNCKTKYYRPNKEKR comes from the coding sequence TTGAAATTTACATTTGTAACACTTTTCCCAAATTTGATAGAACCATATTTTCATGACTCTATATTAAAAAGAGCAATTGAATCAAATTTTATATCTTATGAGTTTTATAATCCTAGAGATTTTACAACTAATAAACATAAAAAAGTTGATGATCAAATGGTAGGTGGAGGAGCAGGAATGCTTCTTACTTGCCAACCTTTATTTGATTGTTTAGATGAAATAAAGAGTAAAAATAATGATGCTTACATTGTGTTTCCACTAGCTGCTGCTAAACCATTTAGACAAAATGATGCAAAGCGACTAGCAAAGAAAAAAAATGTAGTATTTGTTAGTGGACGATATGAAGGAATTGATGAAAGAGTTATAGAAAAATATGCAAATGAGGTATTTTCTATAGGGGAATTCATTTTAACTGGAGGAGAATTACCCTCACTTGTCATGGCTGATGCTATTTCAAGAAATGTTAAAAATGTACTTGGAAATGCTGATTCTTTGGATGTTGAGAGCTATGAAAATAATCTTTTAGAAGCGCCATCTTTTACTAAACCTGAAATTTTTCAAAAATTAAGTGTTGTTAAAGAATTCTTAAAGGGAAATCATAGTAAAATTTCCGACTTAAAATTCCAGATGTCAAATTGTAAGACAAAATATTATAGACCTAATAAGGAAAAACGATGA
- the metE gene encoding 5-methyltetrahydropteroyltriglutamate--homocysteine S-methyltransferase — translation MQKNYVIGFPRIGEKRELKKVLEKYWANQSDFSEVEYLASQLRKRHWNYQKDAKVDFISSNDFSYYDNMLDTSILLGAIPKRFENLKNEELYFAMARGNETCVAMEMTKWFNTNYHYIVPEISKETTFKLNSKKIIEEYKEARELGIKTKINLIGAITYLGLSKSVDNSDVYLHINSVVNTYKDLLLEISKLDEQVIVQFDEPLFVKDLDSKVLSLIKPVYDALANTASNIKIVVTTYFEHSNEATKILVNTPIWALGLDFIYGAKNFESLEYIKNSNKILIAGIIDGRNIWKSNFKDKLQLLEKIALTIPKEQLIVSTSCSLLHVPFSLKYEDNLDKEIKSWLAFACEKLNELALVGKQFFDLKLNLEETSTIKRNFEDNNQRKTSPKIHNIQIQKELKNLKILERTDKFEDRIKVQREFFNYDYLTTTTIGSFPQTPEIRENRKNFKANLISKDEYEKEIKKYIDDCISFQEEIGLDVLVHGEPERNDMVEYFGEMLDGFAFTQNAWVQSYGSRCVKPPLIYGDVNRENPMTVEWIKYAQSKTSKVVKGMLTGPVTILNWSFVRDDISRSEVAHQIALAIAKEVNDLQNAGIKMIQVDEAAFKEGYPLRIENMKDYAQWAVENFRLSVSTSKIDTQIHTHMCYSEFNDIIKTIEAMDADVISIETARSGNRLLRIFKEVAYKQEIGPGIYDIHSPRVPSIEEMVNQIKALLEVLPKEQLWINPDCGLKTRKWPEVKQSLKNMVEAVQIIKKGEK, via the coding sequence ATGCAAAAAAATTATGTTATAGGATTTCCAAGAATTGGAGAAAAAAGAGAGCTTAAAAAAGTTTTAGAAAAATACTGGGCAAATCAAAGTGATTTTAGTGAAGTTGAATATTTAGCAAGTCAACTAAGAAAAAGACATTGGAATTACCAAAAAGATGCAAAAGTTGATTTTATTTCATCTAATGATTTTTCATATTATGACAATATGTTAGATACTTCTATATTATTAGGAGCAATTCCAAAAAGATTTGAAAATCTAAAAAACGAAGAGTTATATTTTGCAATGGCAAGGGGAAATGAAACTTGTGTAGCAATGGAAATGACAAAATGGTTTAATACGAACTATCATTACATTGTTCCTGAAATCTCAAAAGAGACTACATTTAAACTAAATAGCAAAAAAATAATTGAAGAGTATAAAGAGGCTCGTGAATTAGGAATTAAAACAAAAATTAATCTAATTGGAGCAATTACATATTTAGGTTTATCAAAAAGTGTTGATAATAGTGATGTTTATTTACATATAAATAGTGTTGTTAATACCTACAAAGATCTATTATTAGAAATATCAAAACTAGATGAGCAAGTTATTGTCCAATTTGATGAGCCATTATTTGTAAAAGATTTAGATTCAAAAGTTTTATCTTTAATCAAACCTGTTTATGATGCACTTGCAAATACAGCTTCTAACATTAAAATTGTTGTTACAACTTATTTTGAACACTCAAATGAAGCCACTAAAATATTAGTAAATACACCAATTTGGGCTCTTGGATTAGATTTTATTTATGGAGCTAAAAATTTTGAAAGTTTAGAATATATAAAAAATTCAAATAAAATTTTAATTGCAGGAATAATTGATGGAAGAAATATTTGGAAAAGTAATTTTAAAGATAAATTACAATTATTAGAAAAAATAGCTTTAACTATTCCAAAAGAGCAATTAATAGTTTCAACATCTTGTTCATTATTGCATGTTCCATTTTCATTAAAATATGAAGACAATTTAGATAAAGAGATAAAATCTTGGTTGGCATTTGCTTGTGAAAAATTAAATGAATTAGCACTTGTGGGAAAACAATTCTTTGATTTAAAATTAAATTTAGAAGAGACATCAACAATTAAAAGAAATTTTGAAGATAACAATCAAAGAAAAACATCACCTAAAATTCACAATATACAAATTCAAAAAGAACTAAAAAATTTAAAAATCCTTGAAAGAACAGATAAATTTGAAGATAGAATAAAAGTTCAAAGAGAGTTTTTTAATTATGATTATCTTACAACTACAACAATTGGTTCATTTCCTCAAACACCAGAAATTAGAGAAAATAGAAAAAACTTTAAAGCAAATCTAATTTCAAAAGACGAATATGAAAAAGAGATAAAAAAATATATTGATGATTGTATCTCTTTTCAAGAAGAGATTGGACTTGACGTTTTAGTGCATGGTGAACCTGAAAGAAATGATATGGTTGAATACTTTGGTGAAATGTTAGATGGCTTTGCCTTCACTCAAAATGCTTGGGTTCAATCTTATGGAAGTAGATGCGTAAAACCTCCTTTAATTTACGGAGATGTAAACAGAGAAAATCCAATGACTGTTGAGTGGATTAAATATGCACAAAGTAAAACTTCAAAAGTAGTAAAAGGAATGTTAACAGGACCAGTTACAATATTAAATTGGTCATTTGTTAGAGATGACATTTCAAGAAGTGAAGTAGCTCATCAAATAGCCCTTGCAATTGCAAAAGAAGTAAATGATTTACAAAATGCTGGAATCAAAATGATTCAAGTAGATGAAGCTGCTTTTAAAGAGGGTTATCCATTAAGAATTGAAAACATGAAAGACTATGCACAATGGGCAGTTGAAAATTTTAGATTAAGTGTAAGTACCTCAAAAATAGACACACAAATTCATACACATATGTGTTATAGTGAGTTTAATGACATTATAAAAACAATTGAAGCTATGGATGCAGATGTTATTTCCATAGAAACAGCAAGAAGTGGAAATAGACTTTTAAGAATTTTTAAAGAAGTAGCTTATAAACAAGAAATTGGTCCTGGAATTTATGATATTCACAGTCCTAGAGTTCCAAGTATAGAAGAGATGGTAAATCAAATAAAAGCATTACTTGAAGTTTTACCAAAAGAACAGTTATGGATAAATCCAGATTGTGGATTAAAAACAAGAAAATGGCCAGAAGTTAAACAGAGTCTAAAAAACATGGTTGAAGCAGTACAAATTATAAAAAAAGGAGAAAAATAA
- the ilvA gene encoding threonine ammonia-lyase, with translation MITLNNIKEARKNLENIAINTPIAKAPILSKELNAEIFLKKENLQLTGSFKLRGAFNKVASLTKEQKDAGVVAASAGNHAQGLAFAAQYFGCEATIFMPEATPLTKVSGVKSYGAKVVLIGENFDEAYQAATKFATENKKEFIHPFADDAVIAGQGTITLEILDEIKDLEQIIVPIGGGGLISGIAIAAKTINPNIKIVGVVASGARGMKESFEARMPIDSVSVRTIADGIAVRDVTPKLLDIILDYVDEIVEVTDNETANAILFLLEKHKLVVEGAGAVATAALMHKKIDVKNSKVCAIVSGGNIDVTMLSLIIEKGLVKSNRKMNLIVTLMDKPGALMHLTEVFTKSSANIVQIDYDRKSVKLDFGEAHVTIALETKGEEHQELIRENLKQSGYRFKQI, from the coding sequence ATGATAACACTTAACAATATAAAAGAAGCAAGAAAAAATCTTGAAAATATAGCAATAAATACTCCAATTGCAAAAGCTCCAATTTTAAGCAAAGAATTAAATGCAGAAATTTTCTTAAAAAAAGAGAACCTACAATTAACAGGAAGTTTTAAATTAAGAGGTGCATTTAACAAAGTTGCCTCTTTAACAAAAGAACAAAAAGATGCAGGTGTAGTTGCAGCAAGTGCTGGAAATCATGCACAAGGTTTAGCTTTTGCAGCACAATATTTTGGCTGTGAAGCTACAATATTTATGCCAGAAGCAACTCCTCTTACAAAAGTATCTGGTGTTAAATCTTATGGTGCAAAAGTTGTTTTAATTGGTGAAAATTTTGATGAAGCTTATCAAGCTGCAACAAAATTTGCAACTGAAAATAAAAAAGAGTTTATTCATCCCTTTGCAGATGATGCTGTAATTGCGGGACAAGGAACAATAACTTTAGAAATTTTAGATGAAATAAAAGACTTAGAACAAATTATTGTTCCAATTGGTGGAGGTGGATTAATCTCTGGAATTGCAATTGCTGCAAAAACTATAAATCCCAATATTAAAATTGTTGGCGTTGTAGCTAGTGGAGCAAGAGGAATGAAAGAATCATTTGAAGCTAGAATGCCAATTGATTCAGTATCAGTAAGAACAATTGCAGATGGAATTGCAGTTAGAGATGTAACGCCAAAATTACTTGATATTATTTTAGATTATGTTGATGAAATAGTTGAAGTTACAGATAATGAAACTGCAAATGCAATTTTATTTTTATTAGAAAAACATAAACTTGTTGTTGAGGGTGCAGGTGCAGTTGCTACAGCTGCACTTATGCATAAAAAAATTGATGTGAAAAATTCAAAAGTTTGTGCAATCGTAAGTGGTGGGAATATTGATGTTACTATGTTATCTTTGATTATAGAAAAAGGTTTAGTAAAATCAAATAGAAAAATGAATCTAATCGTAACACTTATGGATAAACCAGGTGCATTAATGCACTTAACAGAAGTTTTCACAAAAAGCTCTGCAAACATTGTACAAATAGATTATGATAGAAAGTCTGTAAAACTGGACTTTGGTGAAGCACACGTAACCATTGCCCTTGAAACAAAAGGTGAAGAACATCAAGAACTAATAAGGGAAAATTTGAAACAAAGTGGTTATAGATTTAAGCAAATCTAA
- a CDS encoding F0F1 ATP synthase subunit A produces MEGRLFTFLGLIGGHGQEWIILSHYILVLGIIFLIARAATRKMQLVPTGAQNVMETFIGGIIKMGTDTMGEQNARTYMPLIASLAIVIFVSNMMGVIPGFEAPTSNINFTLSLALIVFVYYNYVGIKKNGFVAYFKHFMGPMAILAPLMFPIEIISHISRIISLSFRLFGSIRGDDMFLMVLLMLVPWLLPLPGFFLLTAFGFLQAFIFSILTYVYIAGSVMMEHEEH; encoded by the coding sequence ATGGAAGGAAGACTGTTTACATTCTTGGGTCTAATTGGTGGGCACGGTCAAGAGTGGATCATCTTATCGCACTATATTTTAGTGCTTGGTATTATTTTTTTAATTGCAAGAGCTGCGACAAGAAAAATGCAATTAGTTCCAACTGGTGCACAAAATGTAATGGAAACATTTATTGGTGGTATCATCAAAATGGGAACAGATACAATGGGTGAGCAAAATGCTAGAACATATATGCCATTAATTGCATCTTTAGCTATTGTAATTTTCGTAAGTAACATGATGGGAGTTATTCCTGGATTTGAAGCTCCAACAAGTAATATTAACTTTACTTTATCATTAGCATTAATTGTATTTGTTTATTATAATTATGTTGGTATTAAGAAAAATGGTTTTGTAGCTTATTTTAAACATTTTATGGGACCAATGGCTATTCTTGCTCCTTTAATGTTCCCTATTGAAATTATCTCTCATATATCAAGAATAATTTCATTATCATTCAGACTTTTTGGATCAATCAGAGGTGATGATATGTTCCTTATGGTACTTTTAATGTTAGTACCTTGGTTATTACCATTACCAGGATTTTTCCTATTAACAGCGTTTGGTTTCTTACAAGCGTTTATCTTCAGTATATTAACTTATGTTTATATTGCTGGTTCTGTTATGATGGAACACGAAGAACACTAA
- a CDS encoding thiamine phosphate synthase, producing the protein MNNHNFKNYLITDPKYYSNNKELFKENLTKALKNHKIDLACFRDKSSSNFKELALIFIETCKKFNIEKILLNGDYLLSHELKANGVHLTSTQFDKIKEAKELGLYVIISCHSLSDIQIALDNKVDAVTYSPIFETPNKGEPKGIIALEEAIYKYPNINIIALGGIINEEQIMQISKTKAYGIASIRYFV; encoded by the coding sequence ATGAATAATCATAATTTCAAAAACTATCTAATTACTGACCCAAAATATTATTCAAATAATAAAGAACTTTTCAAAGAAAATTTAACGAAAGCTTTAAAAAATCACAAAATAGACTTAGCTTGTTTTAGAGATAAAAGCTCTTCAAATTTTAAAGAGTTAGCTTTAATATTTATTGAAACTTGTAAAAAGTTCAATATAGAAAAAATACTTTTAAATGGTGATTATCTTCTATCTCATGAATTAAAAGCAAACGGAGTTCATCTAACTTCCACTCAATTTGATAAAATAAAAGAGGCAAAAGAACTTGGTTTATATGTGATTATTTCATGTCATAGTTTGAGTGATATTCAAATAGCTTTGGATAATAAAGTAGATGCAGTTACTTATTCTCCTATTTTTGAAACACCAAATAAAGGCGAACCAAAAGGAATAATTGCTTTAGAAGAAGCTATTTATAAATATCCTAATATAAACATTATCGCTCTTGGCGGGATTATAAATGAAGAACAAATAATGCAAATATCTAAAACAAAAGCCTATGGAATTGCATCTATTAGATATTTTGTTTAA